A genome region from Lactobacillus sp. ESL0791 includes the following:
- a CDS encoding MurR/RpiR family transcriptional regulator produces the protein MKQKLTATQLRIYNYIVANKDKVKDITLRNLAGILQVSPASVVRTLKTLGYKHYFDLQNEIKIELKRNKVVDDITYQAQYYFDQDFLIDYDQKIASFKKIADQTKDFIFFGIGTSGDLCDYGARQFVNNGRNAFAIDDPYYPIILSRDSYQNKTVIVLSVSGEGQPTIEQVKNFRKQGAQIVSITNEEDNTIAKLSDLNFSYHLEYKIIGQTINLTTQIPVVYLLERLSRALQYK, from the coding sequence ATGAAGCAGAAATTAACGGCAACCCAATTACGAATTTATAACTATATTGTAGCTAATAAAGATAAAGTTAAGGATATAACTTTGCGCAATTTGGCCGGTATTTTACAGGTTTCGCCCGCTTCTGTTGTTCGCACACTGAAAACTTTGGGTTACAAACACTATTTTGATTTGCAAAATGAAATCAAAATCGAGCTTAAAAGAAATAAAGTGGTTGACGATATTACTTATCAGGCACAATATTATTTTGACCAGGATTTCTTGATAGATTATGACCAAAAAATCGCGAGTTTTAAAAAGATTGCTGACCAGACTAAAGATTTTATCTTTTTTGGTATTGGTACATCTGGTGACTTGTGCGACTATGGTGCGCGTCAATTTGTTAACAACGGACGCAATGCGTTTGCAATTGATGATCCATATTATCCGATTATTTTAAGTCGCGATTCTTACCAGAATAAAACGGTGATTGTGTTATCGGTCAGCGGTGAAGGCCAACCAACAATCGAACAAGTGAAAAATTTTCGGAAGCAAGGTGCTCAAATTGTTAGTATTACTAATGAAGAAGACAATACCATTGCCAAGCTTTCAGACTTAAATTTTTCTTATCATTTGGAGTATAAGATTATCGGACAGACGATTAATTTAACGACACAAATTCCAGTCGTCTATTTGCTGGAGCGATTGTCACGTGCTTTGCAGTATAAGTAA
- the yidA gene encoding sugar-phosphatase has product MAEIKLIGIDVDNTLVNAKKKIAPQVKDAIFAAQQRGIKVVICTGRSLSGTQQYLKELGMTEKEDQYIVGFNGAVVETTNGNEIFAQQLSYENYLDLERIAREAKLHFQAVGANRIYTANRDLGYYTVYNSRVVKMGISYRTKEEMANLPIYKCMYLDPPEHLDKFVKSSLFKDAMDKADLTRTEPIYLEAVTKGINKGTGLAALCSHLGLSAENVMTIGDESNDISMLKYAGCGVAMGNAVPDVKKVADMVTADCEHAGVAKAIKEIL; this is encoded by the coding sequence ATGGCAGAGATAAAATTAATTGGCATTGATGTAGATAATACTTTAGTTAATGCGAAGAAAAAGATAGCGCCTCAAGTCAAAGACGCAATTTTTGCGGCTCAGCAGCGGGGCATCAAGGTGGTTATTTGTACTGGCCGCTCACTTTCTGGTACGCAGCAGTATTTGAAAGAGTTGGGAATGACCGAAAAAGAGGATCAGTACATCGTCGGTTTTAACGGCGCAGTGGTTGAAACAACTAATGGAAATGAAATTTTTGCGCAGCAGTTAAGTTATGAAAATTATCTTGATTTGGAACGAATTGCACGTGAAGCCAAGCTGCATTTTCAGGCGGTGGGCGCAAATCGAATTTACACTGCTAATCGTGATTTGGGTTATTATACGGTTTATAATTCGCGAGTTGTGAAGATGGGCATTTCTTACCGGACTAAAGAAGAGATGGCAAATTTGCCGATTTATAAGTGTATGTATCTTGATCCCCCGGAACATTTAGATAAATTTGTCAAAAGCTCTTTGTTTAAAGACGCGATGGATAAGGCTGATTTGACTAGAACTGAGCCGATTTATTTAGAGGCGGTGACAAAGGGCATTAATAAGGGCACAGGTTTAGCAGCATTATGTTCGCATTTAGGCTTAAGTGCTGAAAACGTCATGACGATTGGCGACGAAAGCAATGATATTTCCATGCTTAAATATGCTGGCTGTGGTGTTGCGATGGGCAATGCTGTACCTGATGTTAAAAAAGTAGCTGATATGGTGACGGCTGACTGTGAGCATGCCGGTGTAGCAAAAGCAATCAAAGAAATATTATGA
- a CDS encoding PTS cellobiose transporter subunit IIA yields the protein MSKTHEAQLKEVERKKHEDSVKYLYFSRYLFLRYMVVLFLFTNLFWLFISLGYNCLLGDIVAGSMTIYSGVAAIEQLSKMHNHKLDVPITRIYFWVQIVVNVILLLLTVSPLKLKLFPFLNNKNATFLLIGFLLIGIIICVLCELKIRKINKNIDRYAHVIKTFENAK from the coding sequence ATGAGCAAAACGCACGAAGCGCAACTAAAAGAGGTTGAACGTAAAAAACATGAAGACAGCGTCAAATATCTGTATTTTAGCAGGTATCTTTTCCTAAGATATATGGTGGTTCTATTTTTATTTACGAATTTGTTTTGGCTGTTTATTTCTTTAGGATATAACTGCTTGCTAGGAGATATTGTCGCGGGCAGTATGACCATTTATTCTGGTGTTGCAGCGATTGAACAGTTAAGCAAGATGCATAACCATAAACTTGATGTGCCGATTACGAGAATATATTTTTGGGTGCAGATAGTTGTGAATGTTATTTTACTTTTGCTTACTGTGTCACCGTTAAAATTGAAGCTCTTTCCGTTCTTAAATAATAAGAACGCCACATTCTTGTTAATCGGCTTTTTGCTGATCGGAATAATAATATGTGTCTTATGTGAGCTTAAGATTCGTAAGATTAACAAAAATATTGATCGGTATGCCCACGTAATAAAAACCTTCGAAAACGCAAAATAA
- the celB gene encoding PTS cellobiose transporter subunit IIC: MSKAEGKPMKDRIAEIAGRFAATRFVRAIMDAGYSVITFSIVGAIFLILTVLPSAFPIPGFAAWYAGTIGRFTNLFQAVYNATMGILALVFSGTFAYSYTRIYRTEEHLDLIPVNGLMMFLMAFFITVPELVWKNGSIQFVTLFTKDKLLAGGYQSAAIGGIYRIGAVGIFTGLVIAWLTVQIYRYTVKHNWRIKMPESVPSGVANSFSALIPGFLIAAIVAAINLILVMMGTDLFKVLFIPFSFISNITDTWWGFLIIIFLIHFLWWFGIHGATIISSFYTPIVMANMQANANVQIRAHHFFAGEIMNAFITIGGSGATLGLAIWLLLRARSVQLKEIGKVEIVPAIFNINEPILFGLPIVYNIDLLVPFIGAPLASGIVTFLGISSGLVPIIKVQQPWPTPVGLNGFIATTSWQGAVLSVVCAVVAFIVWYPFIKHYDNVLLKKEQAAEAEIKAE, encoded by the coding sequence ATGTCAAAGGCAGAAGGAAAGCCAATGAAAGATCGAATTGCTGAAATAGCGGGAAGGTTTGCGGCTACGCGTTTTGTACGTGCAATTATGGACGCGGGCTATAGCGTTATTACATTTTCGATTGTCGGGGCTATATTTTTAATTTTGACGGTTTTGCCATCAGCATTTCCAATACCAGGATTTGCCGCATGGTATGCAGGTACTATTGGTCGTTTTACTAATTTATTTCAGGCTGTTTATAACGCAACAATGGGAATCTTAGCATTAGTCTTTTCAGGAACGTTTGCGTATTCATACACGAGAATTTATCGAACTGAGGAGCACCTTGATTTAATTCCTGTTAATGGTTTAATGATGTTCTTAATGGCATTCTTCATTACAGTTCCTGAATTAGTCTGGAAGAATGGCTCAATCCAATTTGTTACGCTGTTTACGAAGGATAAGCTGCTTGCTGGTGGTTACCAATCAGCGGCGATTGGCGGAATTTATCGGATTGGCGCTGTAGGAATTTTTACTGGATTAGTTATTGCGTGGTTAACAGTGCAAATTTATCGTTATACAGTTAAACATAACTGGCGCATTAAGATGCCTGAATCGGTACCGTCAGGTGTTGCTAACTCTTTTAGTGCATTGATTCCAGGATTTTTAATTGCTGCAATTGTTGCTGCGATAAATTTAATATTGGTAATGATGGGGACAGATCTATTTAAGGTTTTGTTTATTCCATTTTCGTTTATTAGTAATATTACAGATACCTGGTGGGGCTTCTTAATCATTATTTTCTTGATTCACTTTTTATGGTGGTTTGGAATCCATGGGGCGACGATTATTAGTTCCTTCTATACACCAATTGTTATGGCAAATATGCAGGCTAATGCTAATGTACAGATAAGAGCTCACCACTTTTTTGCCGGTGAAATTATGAATGCTTTTATTACAATTGGTGGTTCTGGTGCTACGCTTGGCTTGGCAATTTGGTTGTTGCTGCGTGCTCGCTCGGTTCAGTTGAAAGAAATTGGTAAGGTAGAGATTGTACCGGCAATTTTTAACATTAACGAGCCAATTCTGTTTGGGTTGCCGATTGTTTATAATATTGATTTGTTAGTTCCGTTTATTGGTGCACCGCTTGCATCAGGAATTGTTACTTTTTTAGGTATTTCCTCGGGCTTAGTTCCAATAATCAAAGTACAACAACCATGGCCGACGCCAGTTGGTCTTAATGGGTTCATTGCCACCACTAGTTGGCAAGGGGCAGTACTTTCTGTTGTTTGTGCAGTTGTGGCATTCATAGTTTGGTATCCGTTTATCAAACATTACGACAACGTATTATTGAAGAAAGAACAAGCAGCTGAGGCTGAAATTAAAGCTGAATAA
- a CDS encoding immunity protein, whose translation MWETIAGIVAMLLGIWEFYATYKAFKGLQKHGTNSNFILVALWSGLFLGFIFFMGGITLIFHGY comes from the coding sequence ATGTGGGAAACAATTGCTGGAATTGTCGCTATGTTACTAGGTATTTGGGAATTTTATGCAACTTACAAAGCATTTAAAGGCCTGCAAAAGCACGGAACAAATAGTAATTTTATCTTAGTGGCACTTTGGAGCGGTTTATTCTTAGGTTTTATATTCTTTATGGGTGGAATAACACTCATCTTTCACGGATATTAA
- a CDS encoding DUF871 domain-containing protein yields MLGFSVYLNRTLTAADYDYLLMMRNAGFTTVFTSLHIPENDPNLVLQYLAQLTKWCKELDLAVVADVSEAGLNNLGVAIENSEQVASLGLTGLRIDAGVDYQTVVKLSRMMPIALNASTITEENINALKTFNADFANLQAWHNYYPRPETGLDAAWLKDKNAWLHHFGLQTMAFIAGDAEKRGPIYAGLPTLEKHRYFNPLAAMLELKAWGCDHVFVGDGALTSKAAANFTDYLEKGALTLHLENDLPKLSANTWHNRPDVARDVVRLEEGRARQLFSTMPQEDPQPRPRGTVTCDNKKYLRYQGELQIAKYALPPDEKVNVIGHVVKKDLPLLDFIDAGTEVIFK; encoded by the coding sequence ATGTTAGGCTTTTCTGTATATCTTAACAGGACTTTGACAGCTGCAGATTATGATTACCTGCTCATGATGCGTAATGCCGGATTTACAACTGTGTTTACGTCGCTTCACATTCCCGAAAACGATCCTAATTTAGTTCTGCAATATTTGGCGCAGTTAACCAAGTGGTGTAAGGAGCTCGATCTAGCAGTTGTGGCGGATGTGTCTGAAGCTGGATTGAATAATTTAGGTGTGGCTATTGAAAATTCAGAGCAAGTTGCATCCTTAGGATTAACGGGATTGCGCATTGATGCTGGGGTTGACTATCAAACTGTGGTGAAGCTATCGCGGATGATGCCGATTGCTTTGAATGCCAGCACGATTACTGAAGAAAATATTAATGCTTTGAAAACTTTTAATGCTGATTTTGCTAATCTTCAGGCTTGGCACAATTATTATCCTCGTCCTGAAACCGGCTTAGACGCTGCTTGGCTGAAGGACAAAAATGCTTGGCTTCATCATTTTGGATTGCAGACAATGGCTTTTATTGCAGGTGATGCTGAAAAACGGGGTCCAATTTATGCGGGCCTGCCAACACTAGAAAAACATCGTTATTTCAATCCGCTAGCGGCAATGCTGGAACTAAAGGCTTGGGGCTGTGACCACGTATTTGTGGGAGATGGCGCGTTAACGAGTAAAGCAGCAGCTAATTTCACAGATTATCTTGAAAAGGGAGCGTTGACACTACATCTTGAAAACGATCTGCCGAAATTATCTGCCAATACCTGGCATAATCGACCGGATGTTGCTCGGGATGTGGTGCGACTTGAAGAGGGTCGAGCTAGACAGCTTTTTTCTACCATGCCGCAAGAAGACCCACAGCCGCGACCGCGGGGAACCGTGACTTGTGACAATAAAAAGTATTTACGTTATCAGGGTGAACTACAGATTGCCAAGTACGCTCTTCCTCCAGATGAAAAAGTCAATGTTATCGGTCATGTGGTTAAAAAAGATTTACCCCTGCTAGATTTCATTGACGCTGGAACAGAGGTGATTTTCAAGTAA
- a CDS encoding MurR/RpiR family transcriptional regulator translates to MDFKNRVIAEKSSLTAAELKVADYILKNPRVAMASSISQLAVRAGVSAATVTRMIKKLDIDSYTAMKVMLSGDLASEDKHLESQLDIRANESFTSICNKLIENEMTNIKQTKDLLKHKNCNLVINRLLETRTIYVFGVGASALAAQNIYQKWSRIGANVVLGQDINIFLAQLINATKEDTLWLISNSGETPEVLYLANYAKKNSILTVTLTKFGHNSLYKLADLPLTTCKPIEPDVRVGATNSITGQFYVIDVLFYLYFSRDFDRCYEAIKNSQSSVKDYKAHFKNK, encoded by the coding sequence ATGGATTTTAAAAATAGAGTTATTGCGGAAAAAAGTAGCTTAACTGCGGCTGAATTGAAGGTTGCAGATTACATCTTAAAAAATCCACGAGTTGCGATGGCTTCTAGTATTAGTCAATTGGCTGTCAGAGCTGGCGTAAGTGCTGCAACGGTCACACGGATGATTAAAAAACTTGATATTGATTCATATACGGCAATGAAAGTGATGCTGTCTGGCGACTTAGCCAGTGAAGATAAGCACCTAGAAAGTCAACTTGATATTCGGGCGAATGAATCATTTACTTCGATTTGCAATAAACTGATTGAAAATGAGATGACGAATATCAAGCAAACAAAAGATCTGCTCAAGCATAAAAATTGCAATTTGGTCATTAACCGTTTGCTTGAAACTAGAACAATTTATGTTTTCGGAGTTGGGGCATCGGCGCTGGCTGCCCAAAATATTTATCAGAAGTGGTCAAGAATTGGTGCAAATGTAGTATTAGGACAAGATATTAATATTTTTCTTGCTCAGTTAATCAATGCTACTAAGGAAGATACATTGTGGCTGATTTCTAATTCGGGCGAAACACCAGAAGTTTTATACTTAGCAAATTATGCAAAAAAAAACAGTATTCTGACAGTTACTTTGACAAAATTTGGGCATAACAGCCTCTATAAATTAGCAGACCTTCCACTGACTACTTGCAAGCCGATTGAACCCGATGTTCGTGTTGGGGCGACAAACTCGATTACGGGTCAATTTTACGTAATTGATGTCCTGTTTTACTTGTATTTTAGTCGTGATTTTGACCGGTGCTATGAAGCAATTAAAAATTCACAATCATCGGTTAAAGACTATAAGGCACATTTTAAAAATAAATAA
- the murQ gene encoding N-acetylmuramic acid 6-phosphate etherase has protein sequence MEIKNLVTETRNPKTMHIDTMSTLEMVKTINAEDQKVAQAVGSQDEQIARVIDRAAKLYAQGGRLIYVGAGTSGRLGVLDAAELVPTYGIKPERAVGLIAGGKSAMYRAVEGAEDSPELGEKDLRELNLNAQDTVLGLAASGRTPYVIGCLDYAKQVGAFPVAIACVADSEIGKHAKVAVEAVVGPEVVTGSTRMKSGTAQKMILNMISTGVMIRQGKVYQNVMIDVQPTNAKLVDRACRIISATTGASKEKALAALKDTANDVALAIVMIKTGKDRDAAKQLLQVNHGRVGQVLDRK, from the coding sequence ATGGAAATTAAAAATTTAGTAACCGAAACCCGCAATCCCAAGACAATGCACATTGACACTATGTCGACTCTTGAAATGGTTAAGACAATTAATGCCGAAGACCAAAAAGTGGCACAGGCAGTTGGCAGTCAGGATGAGCAAATTGCCAGGGTAATTGACCGGGCCGCAAAGCTTTACGCGCAGGGCGGCCGTCTAATTTACGTGGGTGCTGGCACCAGCGGCCGTTTAGGTGTGCTTGATGCGGCGGAATTAGTTCCAACGTATGGCATTAAGCCTGAACGGGCGGTCGGCTTGATTGCCGGCGGTAAAAGTGCCATGTATCGTGCAGTTGAAGGCGCGGAAGATTCACCCGAACTTGGGGAAAAGGATCTGCGTGAACTCAATTTAAACGCGCAAGACACGGTTTTAGGTCTGGCTGCTAGTGGTCGCACTCCATATGTTATTGGTTGTCTTGATTATGCAAAACAGGTGGGCGCCTTTCCGGTTGCTATTGCCTGTGTTGCAGATTCGGAAATCGGCAAGCATGCGAAGGTGGCAGTTGAAGCCGTGGTTGGTCCCGAGGTTGTCACCGGTTCTACGCGGATGAAGTCGGGAACTGCCCAAAAAATGATTTTAAACATGATTTCAACCGGAGTGATGATTAGGCAAGGCAAAGTTTATCAAAACGTGATGATTGACGTGCAGCCAACTAATGCCAAGCTGGTTGATCGCGCCTGCCGCATTATCAGCGCTACAACTGGTGCAAGTAAAGAAAAAGCACTGGCAGCATTGAAAGACACGGCTAACGATGTTGCTTTGGCGATTGTCATGATCAAAACTGGTAAGGACAGGGACGCTGCGAAGCAATTGCTTCAGGTTAACCATGGCCGTGTTGGGCAAGTTTTAGATAGAAAATAA
- a CDS encoding ribose-phosphate diphosphokinase produces the protein MSYKDKMMLFALNSNVPLAKKIAARIGIPLSKSSVERFSDGEIQINIDDSVRGKDVYLIQSTSAPVNDCLMELLIMIDAVRRASAHSVNIVMPYYGYARQDRKTRPREPITAKLVADMLQTAGADRVLSLDLHAPQIQGFFDIPVDNLMGAPLLADYFLTKHLEKGAVVVSPDHGGVTRARKLAEFLGTPIAIVDKRRPKANVAEVMNIIGDVKGKRAIIIDDMIDTAGTITLAAQALIDAGATEVYASATHAVLSGPAIKRLNDSPIKNLVLTDSINQPIENKLDKMLLVSVGPLIGDAIKCIQKNEPLSPLFNTRYEKDKH, from the coding sequence ATGTCTTATAAAGACAAGATGATGTTGTTTGCCCTTAATTCGAATGTTCCCTTGGCGAAAAAGATTGCCGCGCGTATCGGCATTCCGCTCAGTAAGTCGAGTGTTGAACGCTTTAGTGATGGTGAGATTCAAATTAACATTGATGATTCTGTTCGTGGTAAGGATGTTTATTTGATTCAGTCTACTAGTGCACCTGTCAATGATTGCCTGATGGAGCTGCTGATCATGATTGATGCGGTGCGGCGTGCTAGTGCGCATAGCGTTAATATCGTGATGCCGTATTACGGTTATGCTCGCCAGGACAGGAAAACTAGGCCGCGTGAACCGATCACAGCAAAGTTAGTTGCCGATATGCTGCAAACGGCAGGAGCTGATCGCGTTCTTTCGCTGGATTTGCATGCACCGCAAATTCAAGGCTTCTTTGATATTCCGGTTGATAATTTAATGGGCGCTCCTTTATTAGCTGATTATTTTTTAACCAAGCACTTGGAAAAAGGCGCTGTGGTTGTTTCACCTGATCATGGTGGTGTAACCCGGGCTAGAAAGTTAGCAGAATTTTTGGGTACGCCGATTGCAATTGTTGATAAGCGTCGGCCGAAAGCCAATGTCGCCGAAGTCATGAATATCATTGGTGATGTCAAAGGCAAGCGTGCGATTATTATTGACGACATGATTGACACGGCTGGAACAATTACGCTGGCTGCGCAAGCTTTGATTGATGCCGGAGCGACAGAGGTTTATGCGAGCGCAACCCACGCGGTTTTGTCAGGGCCTGCCATTAAGCGGTTGAATGACTCACCGATTAAAAATCTTGTGCTGACAGATTCGATTAACCAACCGATTGAAAATAAGCTGGACAAGATGCTGCTCGTGTCTGTTGGCCCGTTAATTGGGGATGCAATTAAGTGTATTCAAAAGAATGAGCCGCTCAGCCCGCTGTTTAATACACGTTATGAAAAAGATAAGCATTAA
- a CDS encoding YbaK/EbsC family protein: MSFTDVEDYFKKYHMEDRIHVFDETTATVQEAANVLQVDPNQIAKTMAFQLKEAPIVIVTEGGAKIANSKYKGKFGQKAKMVKFDELEEKIGHPAGGVCPFGLKPGVKVYLDESLKKHQIIYPAAGLPNSAIKLTLEELEKFTTPFEWVDVTK; this comes from the coding sequence ATGTCATTTACGGATGTTGAAGACTATTTTAAAAAGTACCACATGGAAGATCGAATACATGTTTTTGATGAAACAACAGCAACGGTACAGGAGGCAGCAAATGTCCTGCAGGTTGATCCCAACCAAATTGCCAAAACGATGGCGTTTCAACTGAAGGAAGCACCGATTGTGATCGTTACCGAGGGCGGTGCTAAAATTGCCAACAGCAAATACAAGGGGAAGTTTGGGCAAAAAGCAAAGATGGTCAAGTTCGATGAACTGGAAGAGAAGATCGGGCATCCCGCAGGCGGTGTCTGCCCGTTTGGCTTGAAACCTGGGGTCAAGGTTTATCTAGACGAGAGCCTTAAGAAACACCAAATTATTTATCCGGCTGCTGGCTTGCCCAATTCGGCCATTAAATTGACTTTGGAAGAACTGGAAAAATTTACGACACCATTTGAATGGGTTGATGTAACTAAATAG
- a CDS encoding ABC transporter ATP-binding protein has product MNLKGLIKTNWLRAILVLGIYVVYSYAGTMQEYVFKYVTNELAGGKLPQFFFWLLVQIGMGLLTVLLLPLATCLFTKQIQEYVHQLRSKLLQYYYFAGSEKVADMQNDLVNNMKVLTDDYATPWISIWSNLIIMAMSIGVLFSLHWSLILATIVAGIIVMLLPKIMEKKTATATSVAAKKNATFLNTVANWFGGLNELRRYSASSRLNRELRQSSKNLADANVKRAQENSIAQAFNGLGNAIGQAGISFCAGLLFFARQIDFGSFMIAGSFAFSIFAGLWQITSAVTQIKSTKKLRAETSRLLQSVKVTHNSALVTGVSGKNLFVKYDNGEQIAYPDFTIKGGDKVLLTGDSGSGKSTLFKLLLGQLKPAHGEIIYTGQDGQVVKPDIARIGYIAQDSSLFPDTIANNITMFNQKLQTGVKRVAAKVQLQTDLAQFPNGAETVVDLDQDNLSGGQKQKVVLARAELHPANLILCDEATSAIDRATTAKIIHELLNSDQTVIMIAHNFSPELRKMFDYEIRLQAKERRQDNDN; this is encoded by the coding sequence ATGAATCTTAAAGGACTGATTAAAACTAACTGGCTAAGAGCAATTCTGGTGTTAGGAATTTACGTTGTTTATTCTTATGCTGGAACGATGCAGGAGTATGTTTTTAAATATGTCACTAATGAATTAGCGGGCGGCAAATTACCGCAATTTTTCTTTTGGCTGCTTGTTCAGATAGGTATGGGGTTATTAACGGTTTTGCTATTGCCGCTTGCCACCTGCCTGTTTACCAAACAGATTCAAGAATATGTTCACCAACTTCGGAGTAAATTGCTGCAGTACTATTATTTTGCGGGTTCAGAAAAAGTTGCGGATATGCAAAATGATTTGGTTAACAACATGAAGGTTTTGACCGATGACTATGCCACGCCCTGGATCAGCATTTGGAGCAATCTTATCATTATGGCAATGTCAATTGGCGTTTTGTTTTCGCTGCATTGGAGCCTGATTTTGGCAACGATTGTTGCTGGCATAATTGTCATGCTGCTGCCCAAAATTATGGAAAAGAAAACTGCCACTGCCACTTCCGTTGCCGCTAAAAAGAATGCGACCTTTCTGAATACCGTTGCAAATTGGTTTGGCGGCCTGAATGAATTGCGGCGCTACAGTGCTTCCAGTCGCCTTAACCGGGAGCTTAGGCAAAGCAGTAAAAATTTGGCAGATGCGAATGTTAAGCGGGCACAAGAGAACTCAATTGCTCAGGCTTTTAACGGTTTAGGTAACGCAATTGGGCAAGCCGGTATTAGCTTTTGTGCGGGTCTACTATTTTTTGCCCGTCAGATAGACTTCGGCAGTTTTATGATTGCAGGGAGTTTTGCCTTTTCAATTTTTGCGGGGTTGTGGCAAATTACCAGTGCGGTGACGCAGATTAAATCCACTAAAAAATTGCGTGCAGAAACAAGCAGGCTTCTACAATCGGTAAAAGTTACACACAATTCTGCTCTTGTTACTGGGGTCAGCGGTAAAAATTTGTTTGTGAAGTATGACAATGGTGAGCAAATTGCCTATCCGGATTTTACCATAAAAGGCGGCGATAAAGTTTTGCTAACCGGCGATTCGGGCAGCGGTAAATCCACCTTGTTTAAGCTGTTATTAGGACAACTCAAACCGGCGCATGGCGAGATTATATATACCGGCCAGGATGGACAGGTGGTTAAACCTGATATAGCCCGGATTGGCTATATTGCACAAGATTCGAGTCTCTTTCCCGATACGATTGCCAATAATATCACCATGTTCAACCAAAAATTGCAGACTGGTGTCAAACGGGTGGCGGCCAAAGTGCAGTTACAAACGGATTTGGCACAATTTCCCAATGGCGCGGAGACAGTGGTTGATTTGGATCAGGATAATTTATCTGGTGGGCAGAAGCAAAAGGTTGTTTTGGCGCGTGCGGAGCTTCACCCTGCCAATCTAATTTTGTGTGATGAGGCGACCAGTGCGATTGATAGAGCTACAACTGCCAAGATTATTCATGAGCTGTTAAATTCCGACCAGACGGTCATAATGATTGCTCATAATTTTAGTCCTGAATTACGTAAAATGTTTGATTATGAAATCCGTTTACAGGCTAAGGAAAGGAGACAGGACAATGACAATTAA